The genomic stretch GAACACTGAACTCGTCGGGAGCTGAGAGTGGATTAGTGGATATAGATAAGGAGGGAGATGTGTAGTGTTGCACTACGCGCCACGGCGTAGGTTAagaaaacgacgtgtcgttttaTTTGTTTTCTGAAGTGTACGACGTGTCGTATGATATCTCAACTGTGGTTGTGGTTTTTTAagatttatactttttttttttttttggaccaAATTATTTTTGGACATTGTGTTTTataaaaatagttcaaatagatttttaattttgattttgatgaaaaataaattgaatataataacacaaATATTAGttgttagtttagtaaattatttgtgattttagttaaaaaaaaaaactttaatcaaatttatatttgagaatatatttgaactattttataaaaatacaatatctaaaaattaaatcaaaacataagatccaaacaaataataaaatgTAAAAAAGTATATCGTTATTTCTAATAATGGCACCTATAATATTATTCTACTCCTTGAATTTTTAAACTTGCACCTTAGAGtactttatatttttattttgttgcaAAAATGGTCAATCTATTCAACTCTATATATTTTTAGAcaggaaaaaaatattaaaatatacgTGTAAGCACATAAATTATCTCCTAAAGATATAAATACATCGCattatcagttttttttttctttcagaatAGTAACTAGTTACTAATCTGCCAaattttgaaaaacaaaacacaTAATTGGTTACTAATTCTTCCAATTTTGTAAAGTGGTAACAATTTAGTAGCTTACaacaaaattaacaaaaaaaatgcTGGAACAACAAGTGCGAGGATCGACGGAAAGCTTAACTTTCCTGCTTTGGTACCAAAATGCGGGAGAGAAAGTGAGAAAGAAATTGTATTGAGAATCGAAACTTTGTGAATACAATAAAAGAGAACTTACAATATATACCTGATTAATTACCTATGGCTAAAGACCAAAACTAACCTACCAGAACGACTTGGTCAACTAACTAACTAAACAAACAAATATTgcaaaagaaaataaagataCATAAATAAACTAAGAATCCTAATAACCCTAATAGCTTAGTTTATAATTAAGTGTTAAAAGCATGCAAAAGATGTTGAACACCATTTCTATGTGAGGTATTTGGAACCTCAAGTCTAAACATCTTGGTTTAGCTTCAAAGGAGATGATTTAGGCGATAGACCAAAAACATGACTATCTTATCTTGGCCAAGACTGATACATCTACCTTAGCATGGCTAACTAAGAAACCAACAACACTATGGATTAGGTCACACTTCATTTTGTAACCAAAATGTGATTTTCTTATGAACAATTTGTGTAATGCATTCAATAAGTCGATACTTCTAACTAGAGAGACCTATAATAGTAATGCTTGAGAGGTTAAATTTTTTTACATGATGAAGAGAATTATAGATAAGAGGAGGTCAAATTTCCCTAAAAGCCATAGAAATTTtggaaagaaataaataatgggCTTGGGTATGTAGAATTAAATGGGCTAGTCAGTGGCATTTTCAGTTGGAGTGAGAACCACTTATGAGAAATTTGTGGTTTTACATGAAATATGGTATTTTTCCATCAAGTTTGATCAATATGGGGTTTTCAACTTTGTGTATTTTTTATggcttttttatatttttttcaaaacatttttatggatttttttttccatattttggtaatattttttttgtttaccaTTACGATAACGagttagatttttttttgttagcTACAATCAAATCATTTTGATCGTTATCGTAACTAGTTAGGTCTGGAAAAGAAAATTagattcaaataaaaaaatctaaattaattgTTATCATAACTGATTACAGAAAAAATGggaaactccttcgtggaaaaaGGACACAGAAgaggaatttttaaaatttctttgCAAAATTGTAAATTTTGGTGAAACAATCATGATTAGTTAGTTTGAATTTTGATATGCTTAGAACTCGCAAGAGTAATTAATGTTCCAAACTCAAACATGCTAGTTCATGTTGGAATATTTGCTTGAAGTTTTGGTTTGCTTGTATTTGATCCTAGATTTTTGCAGGTTATGCTGACTGAATTCAGAAGCTTTTGAAGAAACATCAAATGCAGTTCATGAACCAACATTGGCAAGTAACATTTCCAATCAGTTCTATTTCTATGTTTtgcaagtatttttttttttttaacattactTGGTTTTTACTATTTGTAGTTCCCCATTCTACAACTTTTCTCAATATGTGCTACCCTTcatttttttgttatatttagAGATTTGTTTGTAATGGTTCTAGGCTTGGCTATGATAGAAAGTGTAAATGAGGTTGACTATGTGGCTAAATGATGAATTTGATAATTCcgaattgaaataaaaattggaACGAATTACCGATCAAGTTTCTGGTTGAGTCGTGGACTATGTCgttctctttaagacgtttcgcggctctACCCAAAGTGTAAACGACACTTTATCAACCAtgtcgtccccaggataaaatAGCCTTTGTATATGGTTCCTCTCTGCACCGAAAGGCTTCGGTCTCTTACACCCTCAAGCTCTGAGAAAATTCGATTATATCAGAAGAGAATATTTTTCAGTAAAAAAGATGTGTCTTCCCGTTTATTCTGATCTGACTTATGTAAAGAAGTTGATCTGTATAAAACAGTAAGAAAACGTTTTTCAAACGTGGGAGGAAATATCATGGTCACATGCAGTTAAAACAGATCACGTTTACTGTTTTTTAATAAAtcgttttaaaaattaattaataaataaaaatatttattttattaaataaaaaaaatttcaacaaaaaataaagtACGACACGACACCACCTGCCAGCTCAGTCGGTGGCGCGCGGTTGaggtggtcaagtgtgtgagtcaTCACTCATGCACACAAAACTGGGTATCCCTTGGGGCACACCTCAATGCATGACACTTGCATCTTATACACACTCTTAAAAGAGTGTTTCAAATCCATGTGCAACTTTTTCCATATCACACACAATTatactttttcaatttttaaCAATTCATTTTCAAAAAGTTCCAACAGAATTCAATATGAGGTTGTATAGTAAATTACATAAATTTTCTGATGTTAAGGAACAAACTTAGAGTTGAAAATTGTCCCCTCTAAGTTTGAGGGGAGATGTTGAGAATTGGTTACTATCGTACAAAGTTGTATTCTATTATAGAGTTTGTTAAGTCAATTGGTTATGTTTTGTAACAGACTTGTGTATATATACCTTCTGTACATATCTATTCAATTAATAAGAATCAGTAGCTATTCATTTCTCACTTGTGTTCTTGGCTTTTCCTCACAAGACCCAATACTTGGCAACTTTGAATTGTATCCTTGGTGCCCACACACAAGCTTGTTAAACTGTCGTTATCTCAATTTGGCCGCCATGGTGGGGCTTTTGGATTCATTATTGTTAAGCCATCCATGCACTTTAACTCCTTAAAAATGGTTATTGAGTTCTAAAATGGCCTTCTTAGAGCTCCTAATGCTTCTTTACtccattttttaaaatacatgacaatataattttttcattttattttacacTGCATCATACATTAGAGATATTATTAGAAGAATATTGTAGGATGAATAGAAATATGTAGAAagaaatgtaaaaaaaattaattggagtataattttttttcattgtaatgatatgtgcacacaaaatatgtataaaaatattatattatatatagtgaCGTGACAATAATTGGTCTCGTGTTAAACAAATGtgatatgataaaaaaaattgtcacatatttttatGTAATCATATCATTTCCTCTAAACACAATTCCAACATCAAgcattaattttatattattgagCTCAATTCAAGGAGTTATTTCTTGTCCAATTGTCAATTAGCTTAATTCGTGATGTTGATTTGATATTTCTCACACAATTAATGCACACTGAATGACACTCGTAAATTATGGGGATGACTTGATTGTAATTAGAAGATAAATGGAGAGAAAATTAGCATGTCTTGTGAAGATTATTGGACATTGAATGACACTCTTAAATTATGGGGATGACTTGCCTGTAATTAGTAGATAAATGGAGAGAATACTAGCATGTATATGTCTTGTGAATGCTGACCAAGTCAATGGAGAATTTCTATATATTATGCCGTAAATTAATGTATTGATATTGAGTTCTCAACTGTCAAATAATTTTAAGTTCTTGATGAATTTTTAACTTGTCATTTTCTCACTAAATCATTATTGTCCTTTATATTCTTAATCTCACTTCAAAAGTCATCTCTAATTTACAACTTCTGGTACTTTCTTACCATTAAGAAGAAGCAATAAGAGAACTACTAGGGCTAGGAGTTTAGATTGCTTGAAAAGCTagaaacataaataaaaaataataattgctAAGGGTATTATTGGTGCCCAACACTACAAGAAGATGACATATTGCTATTGGTGTAATTAAATATTAAGtctcacttatttgaatttaataagtattgtgaggtatcgctaaccaatcatGAAATGTTATATGTTGGCCACCTTAAGATGTCAAATAAcaacactaaaaaaaaaaaaaaaagtaagttcTTGTAGGCCATTAAGAAAGAAAAGCAGTACAAAAGCCGTTCTAGTAATTTATGTTAGCAGGTGGGATTTTCAATCTCTACAATAAATTTTAGTGTGGCTTCATAATATAAAGTGACCAGTGGTTGGCTCATAAGAAGGATTGAGCTGCTGCTTAAATGTTTTATCTAACTTCTTTTATGATATACCTATATGAAATTGCAATTAAACTTTTGGCAGGCAAAGTAGCCATCCCCACAATGACtttatatgataattttttgtaattaatttttaaGACACCCTTCTTTCCCATCTACTCCTAGAGGTCCCCCCTAGTTGAATAAACACACCAAAACGTGGTTTACACTTGGCTCATACTTATAGGTTCATGATTTTCTCCATTACAGCGAAAGAGACCACCACTAAACAATTTACTTAAAATAATTAGTATAAAACTCGTTACTTTCAAATTATTTGCTTattataacaaaattaattaGCATAAAACTATTTCCAATGGAGTGTAAAAAAATGATGCATTAATATATTTAACATATTTTAACAAAAGTATCACTTTAATGGTATTTTAAAaagtgtgtcaaatttgacacaagaTATAATATAGGTCAAATTTAGTCCAGCAATAAATGttacttttttatttactatattgTTACTAATTTATTAGTTAACAGTTAATGACTAACCATATTACTTTTTTTACAATGAAATAATTTTATGTACATTAtcaatgaatattaaatgaattgtttacttttttattttgttaatttgcaTCTTGTGCATTGAAACACAATTACAAATATTGAACCAAATATAGCAATGACTCAtttttttgtgccaaatttaaTACAAAATTTATATCTTACATTGGAGACAATCTAAAGCTGGctattttatttcaaactattTACTCAAAACAAACTTTTATGGGATAGTTTTCACTTCACCGATTAGtaaccatctctctctctctctctctctcaaatgtTAGGAAAGACATGTTATAGTAAATTGTCACAATTCTTACTTAAGCTCTGGAGTTGTTAGTTGCTGACTACAGTGTGGAAAAAGAACTCAGATTGCAGTTGAAgactaataacaaaaaaaaatcccAGGTGTGTTCTTTTTATCTAATCATTGTACTGCGGTAGTCTAATCTTTACTTAATTCATTTTATATGTTACAGGGGTCCATTTTGCTGTTTGTTTGAAAACAAAAGCTTAAACATCTTGGTATTATGTGtttgtttatttaataaaacatataGACAAGTTACTATCTATTATAAAGTATGAACAATATAAAGAACTATGCTTTTCTTTTAGAAACTGAATCGTAGTCTATAATAGTGTGATTCTATCATTCAACCTTAAACTtgacactattttttttttccttttcagaATTTATTTTTATAGCCAGGTGGGAACAGAAGGTACCCTTACATGGAGACGATAAGCTCTTCATCTTCGGTTGCTGCACCACAGGCTTCACACCATGATGAACTCTTCATGCAGCAGAGGATGATCTTTTCAGATAGTTTGGATGTGAATTCTagtttttttatttgattgaaaaTGCATTTCATGATCACATGTTTTTGAGAAACATTTTACAGAGGAAATAATATGAAAAAACTGAACCTTGTTTATTTTTGGATTAAGGAATTGAAGAATATGAGAAAACAATTGTACTCAGCAGCAGAGTATTTTGAAGTATCTTACAGAAAAGGTGATCAGAAACAAATGTAAGTTGGATTCTATCTTACTGTTTTCTATCACTTTATTATGTATTAGAAGTCTAAATCTAGTTAAGTTTTAATGACctcttcctttatttttttttcatcaaactATAGAGTGGTGGAGACCTTGAAAGATTATACCATTAAAGCATTTATCAACACTGTAGACCACTTGGGTTCTATGGGAGATAAGATCAATAACTTCATGGATGAAAAGAATATTGATGTTTCAGGAGTAGATCTCAAACTATGTTCCATTGAACAGGTAGTCTCAGTTTACAAACCTCTTTGGCTATTATTTCAGGGATTTTTTTTTCCTGTTCCTGCATTTCTTTTCTATACTAATAATTCTAAAACGTACAATGTTCACTCCAATAACTGTCATCCACTTTTCTAATCTTAAAAGAAATTACTTTTTGACTAATATTATTTATCAGAAGATTCTGAGATggaattttgatatttttctcttCTGATTTTTGTTTAATCTTAGAAAGTAAGAACATGCCAAGATTTCACCGATCGCAGTGGTATTTTCCAACAATCATTGGCCTTAGGTTGTTCAAAGCACCACAAGCGATACATCATTCCAGGCAAATATTTTTTCCTCAGAGCCTTTTTTCATTCATAGAAACACTCTTAAATAAACTTGCTTCTAGAACATGATTGAAAGAAATTATGAGTTCTGACCAAATGACTCACTTTCTTTTAGTTGAAGAAACCACCAATGCAGTTGGCCAGTCTAATATGATTTGTCTCAGTGCTGAAGATGACTCTGTTAAGTTTTATAATGGTATAAAATAAACTGCCATCCTTTATTTATTACAGAATCTTAAACCTCTGTTAGCTTTGAGGATTTTGTAGTATAAGTAGTTATGCAAGCACTTGTATATCTCTTTCAAGTTCCAGTTCTAACTGACCTATTTATTTATGTTCATACTTCTCAAAGTAAAACATAGGGAGAcctctgcaaaaataaacaggtAAATATCAAGCACCTTTCTTTAAACGCTATTATAAACTTAATTATATCATGTCATGCCAAGAACTTTATCAATCTTATACTCATCTTTGTAAATTTCCATTCAGGGAACAAAGATCTATATCAGCACAGACCCCACGTACTGTACTTAAGACCACTCAATTGAAGAGAACTGCATCCATACCAGGTTTGTATAAAAGATGTCAAAATTTGGTGCTGTTTTAATAGGTTTTCTTTCCCTTTCTGTTCTATTATTACTGTTTGatgattttatttaattagataTGAAAGAGCTATCATCATACCATTTTCCAGTCAAGCGATCTGGATCTGTTGTGAAGAGATCGATGACCATAAATTCCTCTGCCTCTAAACAGCGTGTAAGCATATGTAGCTGTGCATAAATAATATAAGAGTGAGTCATATGATGAAAACTAACAGTTGATAGCCAAGAAGATATTCACTCATTCCTCCTGTATTTGCAGTATCCCAAAGAGCCATGGAGATCGAGTTCAATGTCTACTCGTCCAGAAAGAGACAGGGCAAAGAGTCCTGAACAGCATTCTGGCTTAAACAAACGCCTTTTGAAGGCGTTGGTCAGCATACGCAAATATAGAAAGGATGCCACTTTACACAAACACTCCAATGAAAACTAACATCCataaaaaaaacagaaaacattTTGTTACAGGCAAAGTTTTGAAGCATACTGTTTCTTCCAAGTGTTTTGGTCTATTTTTATTGGTTCACAAATGCAAAGTTATCGAAATGACACGTACCTGTTTCATCACCAGCACATGTTCCCTCCAAAGATGTTTTACCATGTACTCGAAACGATTTTATGGCTGTCTTCTCATACAAGTTCTTAATGTATCAATTACTTTATAATAATCTCTT from Humulus lupulus chromosome 5, drHumLupu1.1, whole genome shotgun sequence encodes the following:
- the LOC133778641 gene encoding protein ABIL2-like isoform X2, producing the protein METISSSSSVAAPQASHHDELFMQQRMIFSDSLDNMRKQLYSAAEYFEVSYRKGDQKQIVVETLKDYTIKAFINTVDHLGSMGDKINNFMDEKNIDVSGVDLKLCSIEQKVRTCQDFTDRSGIFQQSLALGCSKHHKRYIIPVEETTNAVGQSNMICLSAEDDSVKFYNVKHRETSAKINREQRSISAQTPRTVLKTTQLKRTASIPDMKELSSYHFPVKRSGSVVKRSMTINSSASKQRYPKEPWRSSSMSTRPERDRAKSPEQHSGLNKRLLKALVSIRKYRKDATLHKHSNEN
- the LOC133778641 gene encoding protein ABIL2-like isoform X1; this translates as METISSSSSVAAPQASHHDELFMQQRMIFSDSLDELKNMRKQLYSAAEYFEVSYRKGDQKQIVVETLKDYTIKAFINTVDHLGSMGDKINNFMDEKNIDVSGVDLKLCSIEQKVRTCQDFTDRSGIFQQSLALGCSKHHKRYIIPVEETTNAVGQSNMICLSAEDDSVKFYNVKHRETSAKINREQRSISAQTPRTVLKTTQLKRTASIPDMKELSSYHFPVKRSGSVVKRSMTINSSASKQRYPKEPWRSSSMSTRPERDRAKSPEQHSGLNKRLLKALVSIRKYRKDATLHKHSNEN